In Akkermansia muciniphila, one DNA window encodes the following:
- a CDS encoding nucleoside-diphosphate kinase codes for MPDTQEETTLILLKPDCVRKNLSGTILKRFLSEGFRLRGIKMIQLDEPVLREHYAHILDLVINGEPLFPKLLDFMTSSPVIAIALKGPGVIVRVRELLGPTNSQKAEKGTIRGDYGTDSMMNICHASDSRESAAVELARFFREEELFDGLN; via the coding sequence ATGCCAGACACTCAAGAAGAAACAACGCTGATTCTGCTGAAGCCCGACTGTGTGCGGAAAAACCTTTCCGGCACCATTCTGAAACGTTTTTTGTCCGAAGGGTTTCGCCTGCGCGGCATAAAGATGATTCAGCTTGACGAACCGGTTCTCCGGGAACATTACGCCCACATTCTGGACCTGGTTATCAACGGAGAACCGCTTTTCCCGAAGCTGCTTGATTTCATGACCAGTTCTCCGGTCATCGCCATCGCCCTGAAGGGGCCCGGCGTTATTGTGCGCGTGCGCGAACTGCTGGGGCCCACCAACTCTCAGAAGGCGGAGAAAGGCACAATCCGCGGCGATTACGGAACAGACAGCATGATGAACATCTGCCATGCGTCCGACAGCCGTGAATCCGCCGCTGTAGAGCTGGCAAGATTTTTCCGGGAAGAAGAATTGTTTGACGGCCTTAATTAA
- a CDS encoding glycosyltransferase family 2 protein, which produces MDTEPDFSIITPSYNYARYVRECIESVHNQKGATFEHIIQDAGSTDGTLDILHSYPHLKLHVEKDSGMSEGINRGFRKARGKWVMWLNTDDRLLPGALAAVKVFADSRPDADIVHGAWNFIGPDGDIQRAMKALPYSLNMHIWYGTYLASTALFLRRSTTIEEGFLLDERFHYDMDGEYYARLGRAGKKFVHYNRLLADFRWHGDNLSAPNIERRDMDAELKRQKQHGEDAAIKRIYGYSFSKHSCNNIMDGFMREAYRMKKAFLYLTTPWEK; this is translated from the coding sequence ATGGACACAGAACCGGACTTCAGCATCATTACGCCCAGCTATAATTACGCCCGCTACGTGCGGGAATGCATAGAGAGCGTCCATAACCAGAAAGGAGCCACATTTGAACACATCATCCAGGATGCAGGCTCCACGGACGGCACCCTGGATATCCTGCATTCCTATCCTCACCTGAAACTGCATGTGGAGAAGGATTCCGGCATGTCAGAAGGCATTAACCGCGGCTTCCGCAAAGCGCGCGGGAAATGGGTAATGTGGCTGAATACGGATGACCGGCTGCTGCCGGGAGCTCTGGCGGCGGTCAAGGTCTTTGCGGATTCCCGCCCGGATGCGGATATCGTGCACGGAGCATGGAATTTCATCGGGCCGGACGGAGATATCCAACGCGCCATGAAAGCCCTGCCCTACAGCCTGAACATGCACATCTGGTACGGAACCTATCTGGCCTCCACGGCATTGTTCCTGCGCCGGAGCACTACTATTGAAGAGGGGTTTCTGCTGGACGAGCGTTTCCACTATGATATGGACGGGGAATATTACGCGCGCCTGGGCCGTGCCGGAAAGAAATTCGTGCATTACAACAGGCTGCTGGCGGATTTCCGCTGGCATGGCGACAATCTGAGCGCCCCCAACATCGAACGCCGGGACATGGACGCGGAATTAAAGCGCCAGAAGCAGCACGGGGAGGATGCCGCCATCAAGCGCATTTACGGCTATTCCTTTTCCAAGCACAGCTGCAACAATATCATGGACGGCTTCATGCGCGAGGCCTACCGCATGAAAAAGGCCTTCCTTTATCTCACCACTCCCTGGGAAAAGTAA
- a CDS encoding glycosyltransferase family 2 protein: protein MKRISLIIPCLNEEEAIPVFKQEVDRVFKERLEGYSPELIFVDDGSTDRSLEIIKKMAEYSPEVKFISFSRNFGKEAAIYAGLEAATGDYAAVMDVDLQDPPSLLPDMVKAIEEEGYDCAGTRRVTRQGEPSLRSFFARAFYKTIHQISDTRIVDGARDYKLMTRPVLEALLSLKEYNRFSKGLYEWVGFRTKWFEYENVERVAGQTKWSFFKLFLYSIEGIVAFSTAPLALASIMGVLLSFISFLSIIILTVHELIWPHSAYGWTSLVCVFCMMGGIVLLCLGILGQYLAKTYTEVKKRPIYIAKERSIKPFN, encoded by the coding sequence ATGAAACGCATTTCCCTGATCATTCCCTGCCTGAATGAAGAAGAAGCCATTCCGGTGTTCAAGCAAGAAGTAGACCGGGTTTTCAAGGAACGCCTGGAGGGCTATTCCCCGGAACTTATCTTCGTGGACGACGGTTCCACGGACCGTTCCCTTGAAATAATTAAGAAAATGGCGGAATATTCCCCTGAGGTAAAATTCATTTCCTTCTCCCGCAATTTCGGAAAGGAAGCCGCCATCTATGCGGGCCTGGAAGCGGCCACAGGGGATTATGCCGCCGTCATGGATGTGGATCTCCAGGATCCTCCCTCCCTGCTCCCGGATATGGTGAAAGCCATTGAAGAGGAAGGGTACGACTGTGCGGGGACGCGACGCGTCACCCGGCAGGGGGAACCGTCGTTGCGGTCCTTTTTCGCCCGTGCCTTTTACAAGACCATTCACCAGATATCGGACACCCGCATCGTAGATGGAGCCCGGGACTACAAGCTGATGACCCGTCCCGTACTGGAAGCCCTGCTTTCCCTGAAGGAGTACAACCGGTTTTCCAAAGGGCTGTACGAATGGGTGGGGTTCCGGACCAAATGGTTTGAATATGAAAATGTGGAACGTGTGGCAGGACAAACCAAGTGGTCTTTCTTCAAGCTGTTTCTGTACTCCATTGAAGGCATTGTGGCTTTTTCCACCGCCCCCCTGGCGCTGGCCTCCATCATGGGGGTGCTTCTTTCCTTCATCTCATTCCTTTCCATCATTATCTTGACGGTCCACGAATTAATCTGGCCCCATTCCGCCTACGGCTGGACTTCCCTGGTATGCGTGTTCTGCATGATGGGCGGCATCGTGCTGCTGTGCCTGGGCATTCTGGGCCAGTACCTGGCCAAGACTTATACGGAAGTTAAAAAGCGCCCTATTTACATCGCCAAGGAACGTTCCATCAAGCCTTTTAACTGA
- a CDS encoding prepilin-type N-terminal cleavage/methylation domain-containing protein — MKIHSAYRRLREAKGFTLMEILVVMVIIVVLATLTISIYTWLETRKNEQATESIVRKIEMGLESYHSDHDRYPYGTEAPFNNHGVAVADGEEYSSNVVYMALFGDHKNEGVPARDTTIYNDELNPSTQPKSNPTVREVHVKGKDGRPVTLYILADPWGSPYRYRLGSEQSIPTRTDRARNLKMGNGLNPDYDFWSFGKDGDSDLKDPHAPENEDDIGNLPKF, encoded by the coding sequence ATGAAAATTCACTCCGCATACCGCAGGCTCCGGGAGGCAAAGGGGTTCACCCTCATGGAAATCCTGGTGGTGATGGTGATCATCGTGGTGCTGGCCACGCTGACCATCTCCATTTACACCTGGCTTGAAACCAGAAAAAATGAACAGGCTACGGAATCCATTGTCCGCAAAATTGAAATGGGGCTGGAGAGCTACCACAGCGACCATGACCGCTATCCCTACGGCACGGAAGCTCCCTTCAACAATCACGGCGTAGCCGTGGCCGACGGGGAGGAATACAGCTCCAATGTAGTTTACATGGCCCTGTTCGGCGACCATAAGAATGAGGGTGTCCCTGCCAGGGATACAACCATTTACAATGACGAGCTGAATCCCTCTACGCAGCCCAAAAGCAATCCGACTGTCCGGGAGGTCCATGTGAAAGGCAAGGACGGCAGACCGGTTACCCTTTATATTCTGGCGGATCCATGGGGTTCTCCCTACCGTTACCGTCTGGGCAGCGAACAGTCCATCCCCACCAGAACTGACAGGGCCAGAAACCTGAAAATGGGCAACGGCCTGAATCCGGATTATGATTTCTGGTCTTTTGGAAAAGACGGGGATAGTGATTTGAAAGACCCGCACGCCCCTGAAAACGAAGATGACATCGGCAACCTGCCGAAATTCTGA